One Lasioglossum baleicum unplaced genomic scaffold, iyLasBale1 scaffold2390, whole genome shotgun sequence genomic region harbors:
- the LOC143221435 gene encoding LOW QUALITY PROTEIN: putative tRNA N6-adenosine threonylcarbamoyltransferase (The sequence of the model RefSeq protein was modified relative to this genomic sequence to represent the inferred CDS: inserted 1 base in 1 codon): MTIAIGFEGSANKLGIGIIQDENILSNVRHTYITPPGEGFLPRETAQHHREHILDILQKALDEAKITLKDVDVICYTKGPGMGAPLTVAALVARTVAQLYNKPIIAVNHCIGHIEMGRLITNSVNPTVLYVSGGNTQIIAYSHKKYRIFGETIDIAVGNCLDRFARLLKLXNDPSPGYNIEQLAKKGKKLASLPYVVKGMDVSFSGILSYIEEHLSSWLESNEFTSEDLCFSLQETVFAMLIEITERAMAHVKSSEVLIVGGVGCNERLQDMMKIMCKERNAVLYATDERFCIDNGVMIAVAGLLQFKSQGHTPWTETTCVQRYRTDDVHVSWRK; the protein is encoded by the exons atgacaattgCAATTGGATTTGAAGGTAGTGCAAATAAATTAGGTATTGGAATTATTCaagatgaaaatattttatcaaatgTACGGCATACGTATATTACTCCACCAGGCGAAG GATTCCTACCTCGTGAAACTGCACAACATCACAGGGAACATATCCTCGATATTCTGCAAAAAGCATTGGATGAAGCAAAAATAACGTTAAAAGATGTGGATGTGATATGTTATACAAAAGGACCAGGAATGGGAGCACCATTAACAGTTGCTGCATTGGTAGCAAGAACAGTTGCTCAATTATATAATAAACCAATAATTGCAGTAAATCATTGCATCGGTCACATAGAAATGGGACGATTGATAACAAATAGTGTAAATCCAACTGTTTTATATGTTTCTGGTGGAAATACTCAGATCATTGCATATTCTCATAAAAAATATCGTATTTTTGGTGAAACAATTGATATTGCTGTTGGAAACTGTTTAGATCGTTTTGCAAGGTTATTAAAAC TCAATGATCCTAGTCCTGGATATAATATAGAACAATTAGCAAAAAA AGGAAAAAAATTAGCTTCATTACCTTATGTAGTAAAAGGAATGGATGTGTCTTTCTCAGGAATTTTAAGTTACATAGAAGAACACCTTTCTTCTTGGCTTGAGTCAAATGAATTTACTTCAGAggatttatgtttttctttacaAGAAACAGTATTTGCCATGCTTATTGAAATTACCg aaCGAGCAATGGCCCATGTAAAATCATCAGAAGTATTAATTGTTGGAGGTGTAGGAtgtaatgaaagattacaaGACATGATGAAAATTATGTGTAAGGAAAGAAATGCAGTACTTTATGCCACTGATGAACGGTTTTGTATAGACAATGGTGTGATGATTGCTGTAGCTGGATTACTTCAATTCAAGAGCCAAGGGCATACTCCATGGACAGAAACAACTTGTGTACAGAGATATAGGACAGATGATGTACACGTTTCTTGGAGAAAATAA